Proteins from a single region of Salipiger sp. H15:
- a CDS encoding TRAP transporter large permease subunit, with amino-acid sequence MSVTFSAAIVLGLLGLFLGAGVWIFSGLMLVGASAMYLVLDFNAARIGAIATKVISSSAISWELAAIPIFMWMGDIIFRTDISQRLFRGLAPMVARIPGGLLHTNVLGCTVFAAISGSSTATTATVGKITIPELQARGYDLRLASGSLAGAGSFGLLIPPSIAMIVYGVLAEVSIAKLFAAGVIPGLMMAGLYVGYIAIMSILDPSRAPKYEGEVSAGALLRGALELVPIMLLMVVVLGSIYSGIATPSEAAAVGVFGAIVITVVTGQFSLQLMRDSLMATIRVSAMILMLIAASAFLSAAIAYMHLPTKITQGISAMQLSPYGVLLILAALYIVLGMFLDGTSMTVMTVPIAVPLIVQAGFDPIWFGIYLVIMIEMSALTPPVGLNLFVLQGLTRRSMGETVRAAAPFFLLLCLGTVILAVFPQIVLWLPSRL; translated from the coding sequence ATGTCCGTCACATTTTCCGCCGCCATCGTCCTCGGCCTGCTCGGGCTCTTCCTCGGGGCAGGGGTCTGGATCTTCTCCGGCCTGATGCTGGTCGGCGCCTCGGCGATGTACCTCGTGCTCGACTTCAACGCCGCACGCATCGGCGCCATCGCCACCAAGGTCATCTCCTCCTCCGCCATTTCCTGGGAGCTGGCGGCGATCCCGATCTTCATGTGGATGGGCGACATCATCTTCCGCACCGACATCTCGCAGCGGCTGTTCCGCGGGCTCGCCCCGATGGTGGCGCGCATCCCCGGCGGGCTTTTGCACACCAACGTGCTCGGCTGCACGGTCTTCGCGGCGATCTCGGGCTCGTCGACGGCGACCACCGCCACCGTCGGCAAGATCACCATCCCCGAGCTGCAGGCGCGCGGCTACGACTTGCGGCTGGCCTCGGGCTCGCTGGCCGGGGCGGGATCCTTCGGCCTGCTGATCCCGCCCTCGATCGCGATGATCGTCTACGGCGTGCTGGCCGAGGTCTCGATCGCCAAGCTCTTCGCGGCGGGGGTCATCCCGGGACTGATGATGGCGGGGCTCTACGTCGGTTACATCGCGATCATGTCGATCCTCGACCCGTCGCGCGCCCCGAAATACGAGGGCGAGGTGAGCGCGGGCGCGCTGCTGCGCGGCGCGCTGGAGCTCGTGCCGATCATGCTGCTGATGGTCGTGGTGCTGGGCTCGATCTACTCGGGCATCGCCACCCCCTCCGAGGCGGCGGCGGTCGGCGTCTTCGGCGCCATCGTGATCACCGTGGTCACCGGGCAGTTCTCGCTGCAACTCATGCGCGACAGCCTCATGGCGACGATCCGCGTCTCGGCGATGATCCTCATGCTGATCGCGGCCTCGGCCTTCCTGTCGGCGGCCATCGCCTACATGCACCTGCCGACCAAGATCACCCAGGGCATCTCGGCGATGCAGCTCTCGCCCTACGGCGTGCTGCTGATCCTCGCCGCGCTCTACATCGTGCTCGGCATGTTCCTCGACGGCACCTCGATGACGGTGATGACCGTGCCGATCGCCGTGCCGCTGATCGTGCAGGCCGGGTTCGACCCGATCTGGTTCGGCATCTACCTCGTGATCATGATCGAGATGAGCGCGCTGACGCCGCCGGTGGGGCTCAACCTCTTCGTGCTGCAGGGGCTGACGCGACGTTCCATGGGAGAGACCGTGCGCGCCGCGGCACCATTTTTCCTGCTGCTGTGCCTCGGAACGGTGATTCTGGCGGTGTTTCCCCAGATCGTTCTTTGGTTGCCAAGCCGGTTGTGA
- a CDS encoding Ldh family oxidoreductase: MDAPTLREPAPKLSDRARDAIREQIISGDLPMGSVLRESELAATLGMSKIPVREALVQLECEGMITTSPNRSPKVFEMSSEDIRSLGELREMLEIEALRLAIARSALPLAARLREITAQMAAALSGRDAGDYKLLDNSFHHAIFAECGNVYLEKTHHMLSFRIQALRNKLSREPQLNERSLAEHQQLSELIAAGDVAGAEALMRSHIRDTTQNYLAQEGTAPAAPRPPARVMQAAMERFAEAAMTAAGCDAPTRAAVIRALSHASSLGVDTHGYRLLPHYLEGFQKGRLNPAPELRFVTESTGAALLDGNDAHGARATYAAVDKAIAMARSGGSGAVAIRASSHFGAAGAYARAIADEGLLGFCFCNSDSFVRLHGGAAKFHGTNPISMAGPAGQGQEPWLFDMATSAIPFNKVQLSRALGIELPADTASNGQGENVTDPALAEMLAPLGGEFGYKGAGLAGISEILSSALPGAPLSFELPGMVTGDMTTPRGLGAFVMAFDPAAFAGFEVFTGTLRRYRDAIRASRAAQGAEVMAAGDREWAEGKRRALQGMTLDQTAVEALARFAEDNGIPPLEVVGG, encoded by the coding sequence GTGGACGCACCAACCCTGCGCGAGCCCGCGCCGAAACTGTCCGACCGTGCCCGTGACGCGATCCGTGAACAGATCATCTCGGGCGATCTGCCCATGGGATCGGTGCTGCGCGAATCCGAACTGGCCGCGACCCTGGGCATGTCGAAGATCCCCGTGCGCGAGGCGCTGGTGCAGCTGGAATGCGAGGGCATGATCACCACCAGCCCGAACCGCAGCCCCAAGGTCTTCGAGATGTCCTCCGAGGACATCCGCAGCCTCGGCGAGCTGCGCGAGATGCTCGAGATCGAGGCGCTGCGCCTTGCCATCGCGCGCAGTGCCCTGCCGCTCGCGGCGCGGCTGCGCGAGATCACCGCGCAGATGGCCGCGGCGCTCTCGGGCCGCGATGCAGGCGACTACAAGCTGCTCGACAACAGCTTCCACCACGCGATCTTTGCCGAATGCGGCAACGTCTACCTGGAAAAGACGCACCACATGCTGTCCTTCCGCATCCAGGCGCTGCGCAACAAGCTGAGCCGCGAGCCGCAGCTCAACGAGCGTTCGCTGGCCGAGCACCAGCAGCTTTCCGAGCTGATCGCCGCCGGGGACGTGGCCGGGGCCGAGGCGCTGATGCGCAGCCATATCCGCGACACGACGCAGAACTACCTCGCGCAGGAAGGCACCGCCCCCGCCGCGCCGCGCCCGCCCGCGCGGGTGATGCAGGCCGCCATGGAACGCTTTGCCGAGGCGGCGATGACCGCGGCGGGCTGCGACGCGCCGACCCGCGCCGCGGTGATCCGCGCGCTCAGCCATGCCTCGTCGCTGGGGGTGGACACCCACGGCTACCGGCTGCTGCCGCATTACCTCGAGGGCTTCCAGAAGGGCCGGCTCAACCCGGCGCCGGAGCTGCGCTTCGTCACCGAAAGCACCGGGGCGGCGCTGCTCGACGGCAACGACGCCCATGGCGCCCGCGCCACCTATGCCGCCGTCGACAAGGCGATCGCCATGGCCCGCTCCGGTGGCTCGGGTGCCGTGGCGATCCGCGCCAGCTCGCATTTCGGCGCCGCCGGGGCCTATGCCAGGGCGATCGCAGACGAGGGGCTGCTGGGCTTCTGCTTCTGCAACTCCGACAGTTTCGTGCGCCTGCACGGCGGCGCCGCGAAGTTCCACGGCACCAACCCGATCTCGATGGCCGGTCCCGCGGGGCAGGGGCAGGAGCCCTGGCTCTTCGACATGGCGACGAGCGCGATCCCGTTCAACAAGGTGCAGCTCTCGCGCGCACTAGGGATCGAGCTGCCCGCCGACACCGCCTCGAATGGGCAGGGCGAGAACGTCACCGACCCGGCGCTGGCCGAGATGCTCGCCCCGCTCGGCGGCGAGTTCGGCTACAAGGGCGCGGGGCTCGCGGGGATCTCCGAGATCCTCAGCAGCGCGCTGCCCGGCGCCCCGCTCAGCTTCGAGCTGCCCGGCATGGTCACCGGCGACATGACCACCCCGCGCGGGCTCGGCGCCTTTGTCATGGCCTTCGATCCCGCCGCCTTTGCCGGGTTCGAGGTATTCACCGGCACGCTGCGCCGCTACCGTGACGCGATCCGCGCCTCGCGCGCCGCGCAGGGGGCCGAGGTCATGGCGGCAGGCGACCGCGAATGGGCGGAAGGCAAGCGCCGCGCGCTGCAGGGCATGACGCTCGACCAGACGGCCGTCGAGGCGCTGGCGCGCTTCGCGGAAGACAACGGCATCCCGCCATTGGAGGTGGTGGGAGGCTGA
- a CDS encoding TRAP transporter substrate-binding protein, producing the protein MTFTRRTFMQAATATGALSAFARPALANIRWDMADEYGAQALSGKASTFFLSELEKKVGDALTITYQGGGALGYKSVDHFDAVQDGAVQAAVTLVTQLGGIDPFFNLSSLPFIASTPEEAFLLWQAAREEYAKIFEDNGMVLLWAMPNPPSGINAPRPITSVDALKDLRIRTYDVNGTETMMNAGAAPLQVAWSDLIPQLSTGGIDAVLTSADGAMQLSLWDYVSDFTEMNYAMGLFMCHVNKDEFDALPEEVQAAMLEIVPACDAYNWEIMRDSIDAAYAKMSENGMKITLDDDVPAEVFDFLKAAGAKVKEGWLAETGDRGAAVLAKFEELKATAG; encoded by the coding sequence ATGACCTTCACCCGTCGCACCTTCATGCAGGCGGCCACCGCGACCGGGGCGCTTTCCGCCTTCGCGCGTCCCGCCCTTGCCAACATCCGCTGGGACATGGCGGACGAATACGGCGCGCAGGCGCTCTCCGGGAAGGCCTCGACCTTCTTCCTCTCCGAGCTGGAGAAGAAGGTGGGCGATGCGCTGACCATCACCTACCAGGGCGGCGGCGCGCTCGGCTACAAGTCCGTCGACCATTTCGACGCGGTGCAGGACGGGGCGGTGCAGGCTGCGGTCACGCTGGTCACGCAGCTCGGCGGGATCGACCCGTTCTTCAACCTCTCGTCGCTGCCCTTCATCGCCTCGACCCCGGAAGAGGCTTTCCTGCTCTGGCAGGCGGCGCGCGAGGAATACGCCAAAATCTTCGAGGACAACGGCATGGTGCTGCTCTGGGCGATGCCGAACCCGCCGTCGGGGATCAACGCGCCGCGCCCGATCACCTCGGTCGACGCGCTCAAGGACCTGCGCATCCGCACCTATGACGTGAACGGCACCGAGACCATGATGAACGCCGGCGCGGCGCCGCTGCAGGTCGCATGGTCGGACCTCATCCCGCAGCTCTCCACCGGCGGCATCGACGCGGTGCTGACCTCGGCGGATGGCGCGATGCAGCTGTCGCTGTGGGATTACGTGAGCGATTTCACAGAGATGAACTATGCCATGGGCCTGTTCATGTGCCACGTGAACAAGGACGAGTTCGACGCGCTGCCCGAAGAGGTGCAGGCCGCGATGCTGGAGATCGTCCCGGCCTGCGATGCCTACAACTGGGAGATCATGCGCGACTCGATCGACGCGGCCTATGCCAAGATGTCCGAGAACGGCATGAAGATCACCCTCGACGACGACGTCCCCGCCGAGGTCTTCGACTTCCTCAAGGCCGCCGGGGCCAAGGTCAAGGAGGGCTGGCTGGCCGAGACCGGCGACCGCGGCGCCGCGGTGCTGGCGAAGTTCGAGGAGCTGAAGGCGACCGCGGGCTGA
- a CDS encoding acyl-CoA thioesterase, which translates to MDPRQLEMTVLMTPDMANFSGKVHGGALLNLLDRVAFSCASRFSGRYAVTLSVDQVTFKQPINVGELVTFRASVNHAGRTSMEIGIRVEAEDIRKGTRRHTNSCYFTMVAVDDAGRPAEVPELEVTSELERKRHRAAAIRKKLRVQFEEEMRRAAEG; encoded by the coding sequence ATGGACCCCCGCCAACTCGAGATGACCGTGCTGATGACGCCCGACATGGCGAATTTCAGCGGCAAGGTGCACGGCGGTGCGCTGCTCAACCTGCTCGACCGCGTCGCCTTTTCCTGCGCCTCGCGGTTTTCCGGGCGCTACGCGGTGACGCTCTCGGTGGACCAGGTGACCTTCAAGCAGCCGATCAACGTGGGCGAGCTGGTGACCTTCCGCGCCAGCGTCAACCACGCCGGGCGCACCTCGATGGAGATCGGCATCCGCGTCGAGGCCGAGGACATCCGCAAGGGCACGCGGCGCCACACCAACTCGTGCTATTTCACCATGGTCGCGGTGGATGACGCGGGCCGCCCGGCAGAGGTGCCCGAGCTGGAGGTGACCTCCGAACTCGAGCGCAAGCGCCACCGCGCCGCGGCGATCCGCAAGAAGCTGCGCGTGCAGTTCGAGGAAGAGATGCGCAGGGCGGCCGAGGGCTGA
- a CDS encoding DeoR/GlpR family DNA-binding transcription regulator yields the protein MTDFEDALSDEMLPAERRQHLIEWFRQNQAGSGQDLARMFGISVSTIRRDLDLLASEGLVRRTHGGAVAIRSRATYEPSTDLSQRTAVEEKQAIAREALTLIEPHQSLLIDTGAVICHRLADEIAQLEIPLTVITNDVYVAKQLTYRENITLIVPGGACRYGSFSLLGEPGLSFLRNIHCDIFFMSAAAIDETGVSETHLELGHLKRAMIAAASEVVLLADSSRFMSRALHRTVPIEEIDRIITDSGLLEEDRAKFPPQKPKFTVLEV from the coding sequence TTGACTGACTTCGAGGACGCGTTGAGCGACGAGATGCTGCCCGCCGAACGGCGCCAGCACCTGATCGAATGGTTCCGGCAGAACCAGGCCGGCTCGGGGCAGGACCTTGCGCGCATGTTCGGCATCTCGGTCTCGACCATCCGCCGCGATCTCGACCTGCTCGCCAGCGAGGGGCTGGTCCGGCGCACCCATGGCGGCGCCGTGGCGATCCGCTCGCGGGCGACCTACGAGCCCTCGACCGACCTGTCGCAGCGCACCGCGGTCGAGGAAAAGCAGGCCATAGCGCGCGAGGCGCTGACCCTGATCGAGCCGCACCAGTCGCTGCTCATCGACACCGGCGCGGTGATCTGCCACCGGCTCGCCGACGAGATCGCGCAGCTCGAGATCCCGCTCACCGTGATCACCAACGACGTCTACGTCGCCAAGCAGCTGACCTACCGCGAGAACATCACGCTGATCGTGCCGGGGGGCGCCTGCCGCTACGGCTCGTTCAGCCTGCTCGGTGAGCCGGGGCTCAGCTTCCTGCGCAACATCCATTGCGACATCTTCTTCATGTCGGCGGCGGCCATCGACGAGACCGGCGTGTCGGAGACCCATCTCGAGCTGGGGCATTTGAAGCGCGCGATGATCGCCGCGGCAAGCGAGGTGGTGCTGCTGGCCGACAGCAGCCGCTTCATGTCCCGCGCGCTGCACCGGACCGTCCCGATCGAGGAGATCGACCGGATCATCACGGATTCCGGCCTGCTTGAGGAAGACCGCGCGAAGTTCCCGCCGCAGAAGCCGAAGTTCACCGTCCTCGAGGTCTGA
- a CDS encoding response regulator: MARILLILPDQDQRSALDRILAEGGHDAFQTATADDARPLIESGLYDLVMLDPELPDQDGFVFLRDLRAVNKRQPIVVLNRYARVATTLLAKGLGASGILTMPFTRGEFFSTIDDAIAA; this comes from the coding sequence ATGGCCCGGATCCTTCTGATCCTTCCAGACCAGGACCAGCGCAGCGCTCTGGACCGCATCCTTGCCGAGGGCGGCCACGATGCCTTTCAGACCGCGACCGCGGACGATGCCCGCCCGCTGATCGAAAGCGGCCTGTACGACCTGGTGATGCTCGACCCAGAGCTGCCCGACCAGGACGGGTTCGTCTTCCTGCGCGACCTGCGCGCGGTGAACAAGCGCCAGCCGATCGTCGTGCTGAACCGCTACGCGCGGGTGGCGACGACGCTGCTGGCAAAGGGGCTCGGCGCGAGCGGCATCCTGACCATGCCCTTCACCCGCGGCGAGTTCTTCTCGACCATCGACGACGCCATCGCGGCGTGA
- a CDS encoding TRAP transporter small permease yields MTAKTLEEIAELAAPPHPARTDDPAWLHVVARCSALLNRCAAVISATLLVLMTSLILLEICLRFFSRSTYMADVLVGYGVAAITFLAAPWALQEGAMIRVTVLTDRLKGRARWLAEAFTLLSAGAIMGFLLNYQWKTVSKLFSRGSTSEHFIPIPLWIPESFFLIGLALLLLQLVVRALRLVAVGHAEERALNL; encoded by the coding sequence ATGACCGCAAAGACCCTCGAAGAGATTGCCGAGCTGGCAGCGCCCCCGCACCCGGCCCGGACCGACGATCCGGCATGGCTGCACGTGGTGGCGCGATGCTCCGCGCTGCTGAACCGCTGCGCGGCGGTGATCTCGGCCACGCTGCTCGTGCTGATGACCTCACTCATCCTGCTCGAGATCTGCCTGCGCTTCTTCTCGCGGTCCACCTACATGGCGGATGTGCTGGTGGGCTACGGCGTGGCGGCGATCACCTTCCTCGCGGCGCCCTGGGCGCTGCAGGAGGGGGCGATGATCCGCGTCACGGTGCTGACCGACCGGCTGAAGGGGCGGGCGCGCTGGCTGGCCGAGGCCTTCACCCTGCTTTCGGCGGGCGCCATCATGGGCTTCCTGCTGAACTACCAGTGGAAGACCGTCTCGAAACTCTTCTCGCGCGGCTCCACCAGCGAGCATTTCATCCCGATCCCGCTCTGGATCCCCGAGAGCTTCTTCCTGATCGGGCTGGCCCTCCTTCTTCTTCAGCTCGTCGTGCGGGCGCTGCGGTTGGTTGCCGTCGGCCATGCCGAAGAGCGCGCGCTGAACCTCTGA
- a CDS encoding SDR family NAD(P)-dependent oxidoreductase — MDEQTDTAPVIVISGANRGIGAAIVRELKAHGYRLSLGARDIASLEEAHGPADDMTFYAQFDAYEPKTAEDWIDATVQKFGRIDGLVNNAGNGEHVHLMDENEEALDRLWAVNVKAPLRLTRLCMPHLEQTGRGRIINIVSLSGKRVRNPLVGYNMTKFAMMGLHHTTRFVGWEKGVRATAICPSFVRTEMSAYTKKVTPEEMIQPGDLAGLVRTAIELPNTAAMAEMLVNCRLEDTL; from the coding sequence ATGGATGAGCAGACCGACACCGCGCCCGTCATAGTCATTTCCGGAGCGAATCGCGGCATCGGCGCCGCGATCGTGCGCGAGTTGAAGGCGCATGGCTATCGCCTCTCGCTCGGCGCCCGCGACATCGCCTCGCTCGAAGAAGCGCATGGTCCGGCGGATGACATGACGTTTTATGCGCAGTTTGACGCATATGAGCCAAAAACCGCCGAAGACTGGATCGACGCGACCGTGCAGAAGTTCGGCCGTATCGACGGGTTGGTCAACAATGCCGGCAACGGCGAGCATGTCCACCTCATGGACGAGAACGAGGAGGCGCTCGACCGGCTCTGGGCGGTCAACGTCAAGGCGCCGCTGCGGCTGACGCGCCTGTGCATGCCGCATCTCGAGCAGACCGGCCGCGGCCGGATCATCAACATCGTGTCACTCTCGGGCAAGCGCGTGCGCAACCCGCTGGTGGGCTACAACATGACCAAGTTCGCCATGATGGGCCTGCACCACACCACCCGCTTCGTCGGCTGGGAGAAGGGCGTGCGCGCCACCGCCATCTGCCCCTCCTTCGTGCGCACCGAGATGAGCGCCTACACCAAGAAGGTCACCCCCGAGGAGATGATCCAGCCCGGGGATCTTGCCGGTCTGGTGCGCACCGCGATCGAGCTGCCCAACACCGCGGCCATGGCCGAGATGCTGGTGAACTGCCGTCTCGAAGACACGCTGTGA